In the Streptomyces sp. BHT-5-2 genome, one interval contains:
- a CDS encoding bifunctional DNA primase/polymerase, translated as MATPQRHTARNSARITARPAAALPPETPDAPPGPLLAPADAHHTALAHALLAAERGHPVIPLTRTKLPALRSPHHEDTHRFPDDTHGTPGHVQGSPGDVRRPSDARRAPAAPPCHGACGRLGHGVHDATTDPFAIRRMFAAAPWATGYGIACGRAPHHLVGIDLDTRHGADGPTALRLIAEAHGFALPPTVTVLTPSGGRHLWFTGPPAPPVPNSAGRLAPGIDVRGSGGYLVGPGSLTVHGRYALAPDTPRRPAPAPPALLALLHPPLGTPPHAERPFPPHGARQPAAALLRFVRASPRGQRNTRLFWAACRAYETGLGPELAERLVAAARHTGLPEPEARATIASAARH; from the coding sequence ATGGCCACGCCCCAACGCCATACCGCACGGAACAGCGCACGGATCACCGCACGCCCGGCGGCGGCCCTCCCACCCGAGACCCCCGACGCACCCCCGGGCCCCCTCCTCGCCCCGGCCGACGCCCACCACACCGCCCTCGCCCACGCCCTCCTCGCCGCCGAGCGCGGCCACCCGGTCATCCCCCTGACCCGCACCAAACTCCCCGCCCTCCGCTCCCCGCACCACGAGGACACGCACCGCTTCCCCGACGACACCCACGGCACCCCCGGCCACGTCCAAGGCAGCCCCGGTGACGTCCGCCGCCCCTCCGACGCCCGCCGCGCCCCCGCCGCCCCGCCCTGCCACGGCGCCTGCGGCCGCCTCGGCCACGGCGTCCACGACGCCACCACCGACCCGTTCGCGATCCGCCGGATGTTCGCCGCCGCCCCCTGGGCCACCGGCTACGGCATCGCCTGCGGCCGCGCCCCGCACCACCTCGTCGGCATCGACCTCGACACCCGGCACGGCGCCGACGGCCCCACCGCCCTCCGCCTGATCGCCGAGGCACACGGCTTCGCACTGCCCCCGACGGTCACCGTCCTGACCCCCTCGGGCGGCCGCCACCTGTGGTTCACCGGCCCGCCGGCGCCGCCCGTCCCCAACTCCGCCGGCCGGCTCGCCCCGGGCATCGACGTCCGCGGCAGCGGCGGCTATCTGGTGGGCCCCGGCTCCCTCACCGTCCACGGCCGGTACGCCCTCGCACCGGACACCCCGCGCCGCCCCGCCCCGGCCCCGCCCGCCCTGCTGGCGCTCCTGCACCCCCCGCTCGGCACCCCGCCGCACGCGGAACGCCCCTTCCCGCCCCACGGCGCCCGGCAGCCCGCCGCCGCCCTCCTCCGCTTCGTCCGCGCCTCCCCGAGGGGCCAGCGCAACACCCGCCTCTTCTGGGCCGCCTGCCGCGCCTACGAAACCGGCCTCGGACCGGAACTCGCCGAGCGCCTGGTCGCCGCCGCCCGCCACACCGGCCTGCCGGAGCCCGAGGCCCGCGCCACCATCGCCTCCGCGGCCCGCCACTGA
- a CDS encoding lipid-transfer protein: MTRHRPDTLGGRAAVVGIGATEFSKDSGRSELKLAVEAVHAALADAGLTPDDVDGLVTFTMDTNPEITVAQAAGIGELTFFSRVHYGGGAACATVQQAALAVATGLADVVVCYRAFNERSGRRFGAGVQHREPSAEGTALGWNIPFGLLTPASWVAMAAQRYLHTYGLTPDAFGHVAVTDRRHAARNPAAYFHGKPITLADHAASRWIVEPLRLLDCCQETDGAQALVVTSVERARDLPHTPAVITAAAQGAGRAQEQMTSFYRDDLTGLPEMRVVADQLWRTSGLTPADIDVAVLYDHFTPFVLMQLEEFGFCGPGEAADFVAADVLPLNTHGGQLGEAYLHGMNGIAEAVRQLRGTSPNQADAPAHTLVTAGTGVPTSGLVLGRER; the protein is encoded by the coding sequence ATGACCCGCCACCGCCCCGACACCCTCGGTGGCCGCGCCGCCGTCGTCGGCATCGGCGCCACCGAGTTCTCCAAGGACTCCGGCCGCAGCGAACTCAAGCTCGCCGTCGAGGCCGTGCACGCCGCCCTGGCGGACGCCGGGCTGACCCCGGACGACGTGGACGGCCTGGTCACCTTCACCATGGACACCAACCCCGAGATCACCGTCGCGCAGGCCGCCGGCATCGGTGAACTGACCTTCTTCTCCCGCGTCCACTACGGCGGCGGAGCGGCCTGCGCCACCGTCCAGCAGGCCGCCCTCGCGGTCGCCACCGGCCTCGCCGACGTCGTGGTCTGCTACCGCGCCTTCAACGAGCGCTCCGGCCGCCGCTTCGGCGCCGGCGTCCAGCACCGCGAGCCCTCCGCCGAGGGCACCGCGCTCGGCTGGAACATCCCCTTCGGCCTGCTCACCCCCGCCTCCTGGGTCGCCATGGCCGCCCAGCGCTACCTGCACACCTACGGGTTGACCCCGGACGCCTTCGGCCATGTCGCGGTCACCGACCGACGGCACGCCGCCCGCAACCCGGCCGCGTACTTCCACGGCAAGCCGATCACCCTCGCCGACCACGCCGCCTCCCGCTGGATCGTCGAACCACTGCGGCTGCTGGACTGCTGCCAGGAGACCGACGGCGCCCAGGCACTGGTGGTCACCTCCGTCGAACGGGCCCGCGACCTGCCGCACACCCCGGCCGTGATCACCGCCGCGGCCCAGGGCGCCGGCCGCGCCCAGGAGCAGATGACCAGCTTCTACCGCGACGACCTCACCGGCCTCCCCGAGATGCGCGTGGTCGCCGACCAGCTCTGGCGCACCTCCGGCCTCACCCCGGCCGACATCGACGTCGCCGTCCTCTACGACCACTTCACCCCCTTCGTGCTCATGCAGCTGGAGGAGTTCGGCTTCTGCGGCCCCGGCGAGGCCGCCGACTTCGTCGCCGCCGACGTCCTCCCCCTGAACACCCACGGCGGCCAGCTCGGCGAGGCGTACCTGCACGGCATGAACGGCATCGCCGAGGCCGTCCGCCAACTGCGCGGCACCAGCCCCAACCAGGCCGACGCCCCCGCGCACACCCTGGTCACGGCGGGCACCGGGGTGCCCACGTCGGGGTTGGTGCTGGGGCGGGAGAGATAG
- a CDS encoding SigE family RNA polymerase sigma factor has translation MTTTACTSASTPATFPSFASYVRARGPVLLRAARSLSPNPNDAEDLLQTALTKTYVAWERIEDHRALDGYVRRALINTRTSQWRKRKVEEFACDELPEPDPTPAPDPAELQGLRDAMWRAIMRLPARQRAMVVLRYYEDLSEAQTAEVMEVSIGTVKSAVSRALAKLRDDPELAVLGLSRIAA, from the coding sequence ATGACCACGACTGCGTGCACAAGCGCCTCGACGCCCGCGACGTTCCCGTCGTTCGCGTCCTATGTACGGGCCCGGGGGCCGGTTCTGCTGCGCGCCGCGCGGTCCCTGTCCCCGAATCCCAACGACGCCGAGGACCTCCTTCAGACCGCGCTCACCAAGACGTACGTGGCCTGGGAGCGCATCGAGGACCACCGCGCGCTGGACGGCTACGTGCGCCGCGCGCTGATCAACACCCGCACCTCCCAGTGGCGCAAGCGCAAGGTCGAGGAGTTCGCCTGCGACGAGCTGCCCGAGCCGGACCCGACGCCCGCGCCCGACCCGGCCGAGCTCCAGGGTCTGCGCGACGCGATGTGGCGCGCGATCATGCGGCTCCCGGCGCGACAGCGCGCGATGGTCGTCCTCAGGTACTACGAGGACCTCAGCGAGGCCCAGACCGCCGAGGTCATGGAGGTCTCGATCGGCACGGTCAAGAGCGCCGTCTCGCGCGCCCTCGCCAAACTCCGGGACGACCCGGAACTGGCGGTCCTGGGCCTGAGCCGGATCGCCGCCTAG
- a CDS encoding DUF397 domain-containing protein, translating to MTLKPSAGTASKLEWFKSSYSSGNERDDCIEVASTPATIHIRDSKDADGPHLRVPPATWADFVAFARR from the coding sequence ATGACCCTCAAGCCTTCTGCCGGGACTGCGTCCAAGCTGGAGTGGTTCAAGAGCAGCTACAGCAGCGGCAATGAGCGTGATGACTGCATCGAGGTCGCAAGTACCCCCGCCACCATCCACATCCGTGACTCCAAGGACGCCGACGGGCCCCACCTGCGCGTCCCCCCGGCCACCTGGGCCGACTTCGTCGCGTTCGCCCGGCGCTAG
- a CDS encoding helix-turn-helix transcriptional regulator: MHGDATDDSSWALDPEDDVQPSVEMVGRQLKLWRTAAGLRAADFAKLMGYSEGLIYKIEQGVRIPRPEYLAKADEILKAGGKLAGMRDDVEKARYPKKVRDLKRWEDEAVELGTYESHNLYGLLQTEEYMRALYEMRRPAWSPDEVNRLVAARMARWSIFERTPAPALTFVQEEVTIRRPLGGRMVHRRQLEHLLDVGQLRNVEIQVMPTDREDHAGMGGQIEVMKFADGGAVGHSLHQFGTRPVSDPKLIRILELRYGIIRSQALTPRESLAFIQKVLGET, translated from the coding sequence ATGCACGGCGATGCCACGGACGACTCAAGCTGGGCACTCGATCCCGAGGACGACGTCCAGCCGTCCGTCGAGATGGTAGGTCGCCAGCTGAAGTTGTGGAGGACGGCAGCGGGTCTGCGGGCCGCCGACTTCGCGAAGCTGATGGGCTACAGCGAGGGCCTGATCTACAAGATCGAGCAGGGAGTTCGGATCCCGCGCCCGGAGTATTTGGCCAAGGCGGACGAGATCCTCAAGGCAGGCGGAAAACTTGCCGGGATGCGGGATGACGTGGAGAAGGCCCGCTACCCGAAGAAGGTCAGGGATCTGAAGCGGTGGGAGGACGAGGCGGTAGAACTGGGCACGTACGAGAGCCACAACCTGTACGGGCTCTTGCAGACGGAAGAGTACATGCGGGCTCTGTACGAGATGCGGCGCCCGGCCTGGTCACCGGACGAAGTGAATCGACTGGTGGCAGCCCGTATGGCTCGATGGTCGATTTTCGAACGCACCCCGGCCCCCGCGCTCACATTCGTCCAGGAAGAGGTCACCATCAGGCGTCCCCTCGGGGGGAGAATGGTGCACCGGCGACAGCTCGAACATCTGTTGGATGTGGGCCAGTTGAGGAACGTTGAGATCCAGGTCATGCCGACTGATCGTGAGGATCACGCAGGCATGGGTGGCCAGATCGAGGTGATGAAGTTTGCTGACGGTGGCGCCGTCGGCCACTCGCTGCACCAGTTCGGCACCCGACCCGTCTCTGACCCGAAGCTGATCCGAATCCTCGAACTGCGCTATGGAATCATCCGATCCCAGGCCCTCACGCCCCGGGAATCGCTCGCCTTCATCCAAAAAGTGCTGGGAGAAACATGA
- a CDS encoding ATP-binding protein: protein MNQQIAEPKLLYRVQLSATRRGARLARLLGTEQLRSWGLPFEAPGQVIAELAANAVSHGRVAGRDFRLALAADADTLCVGVTDARGDRIPSQRAPVAGESGHGLLIVGALADRWGTVRGPFPCKTVWAEFGLPMWG, encoded by the coding sequence GTGAATCAGCAAATTGCCGAGCCCAAGCTGCTCTACCGCGTCCAGCTGTCCGCCACCCGCCGTGGCGCCCGTCTCGCCCGCCTCCTCGGGACGGAGCAACTCCGCTCCTGGGGGCTGCCGTTCGAGGCCCCGGGTCAGGTGATCGCCGAGCTGGCCGCGAACGCCGTCTCGCACGGACGCGTTGCGGGGCGGGACTTCCGGCTGGCGTTGGCGGCTGACGCGGACACGCTCTGTGTCGGCGTCACGGACGCACGCGGTGACCGGATTCCGTCCCAACGGGCCCCGGTGGCAGGGGAGTCCGGCCACGGACTGCTCATCGTCGGCGCGCTCGCGGACCGCTGGGGGACGGTCCGGGGGCCGTTCCCGTGCAAGACCGTGTGGGCGGAGTTCGGCCTGCCGATGTGGGGCTGA
- a CDS encoding helix-turn-helix domain-containing protein, translated as MTEFQESGFSIVGDHLAQHPELSMTAIGLGVHILSLPEGSPVDIRTLAEKFPEGRERIASGLRELEKHGYLQRVKKRLPDGRLVTVTYAYNNPKVTRARQAKRSGDARERAPAPAGVRTQCPVRPKAPASALITAPTTRAAKAKPRPFLPRPRSAQHHTTATALLANLRRDDARLLLPVREIDRLAPGVAAWLERGVPPEAVRRALSADLPDPVRNPAGLVAHRLTALLPPPLPETPPPPEPTTPGPAPFQTCDGCERAFRAREAGLCRECREGGQRLDPPPDGGVA; from the coding sequence GTGACCGAATTTCAGGAATCCGGCTTCAGCATCGTTGGCGATCACCTCGCTCAGCACCCCGAGTTGTCGATGACGGCGATCGGCCTTGGCGTGCACATCCTCTCGCTGCCGGAGGGCTCGCCGGTCGACATTCGTACGCTGGCGGAGAAGTTCCCTGAGGGGCGTGAGCGCATCGCGTCCGGCCTGCGAGAGCTGGAGAAGCACGGGTATTTGCAGCGAGTGAAGAAGCGCCTGCCTGACGGCCGGTTGGTGACCGTCACTTACGCGTACAACAACCCGAAGGTGACACGAGCGCGGCAGGCCAAGCGCTCGGGTGACGCGCGGGAACGGGCCCCGGCACCGGCAGGGGTCCGTACGCAGTGTCCGGTGCGGCCGAAGGCGCCTGCATCCGCGCTCATCACCGCACCGACCACCCGGGCGGCCAAGGCCAAGCCCCGGCCCTTCCTGCCCCGCCCCCGCTCCGCCCAGCACCACACCACCGCCACCGCGCTCCTCGCCAACCTGCGCCGGGACGACGCCCGCCTCCTCCTCCCCGTACGGGAGATCGATCGCCTCGCGCCGGGCGTGGCCGCCTGGTTGGAACGCGGGGTGCCCCCGGAGGCCGTCCGAAGAGCGCTGAGCGCGGATCTCCCGGACCCCGTCCGCAATCCGGCGGGCTTGGTCGCACACCGCCTGACGGCCTTGCTTCCGCCGCCCCTCCCCGAGACACCGCCGCCCCCGGAGCCCACGACCCCCGGCCCCGCTCCGTTCCAGACCTGCGACGGCTGCGAACGGGCCTTCAGAGCAAGAGAGGCGGGACTCTGCCGAGAGTGCCGCGAGGGCGGACAACGGCTGGATCCGCCTCCCGATGGGGGCGTGGCCTGA
- a CDS encoding Uma2 family endonuclease translates to MGGVRCRGYGALRALVQGSQRRIPGKLEITREGLVHDVPTPSARHEFTVARVRRLLEKLTPERLVVHSGMPDVEDEEIGVLRCPEIMVIAESDMEGDGSFDPRTLLAAIEVVSRSNPDNDWVGKVRDYPLMGIPIYAIFDPRTGSGAVFTDIHVTPDGPRYAVRKDFVYGEDVTIGEWTIATRDLPRYA, encoded by the coding sequence ATGGGTGGTGTGAGGTGCCGTGGATACGGTGCTCTGCGGGCGCTCGTCCAGGGCTCCCAGCGCCGTATCCCAGGCAAGCTGGAGATCACGCGGGAGGGGCTCGTCCACGACGTGCCGACACCCTCGGCGCGGCACGAATTCACGGTTGCCCGGGTCAGGCGGCTGCTGGAGAAGCTGACGCCGGAACGCCTGGTGGTCCACTCGGGTATGCCGGACGTCGAGGACGAGGAGATCGGCGTTCTGCGGTGTCCCGAGATCATGGTGATTGCCGAGTCGGACATGGAGGGTGACGGGTCCTTCGACCCCCGCACCCTCCTCGCCGCCATCGAAGTCGTCTCCCGTTCCAACCCCGACAACGACTGGGTGGGCAAGGTCCGCGACTACCCCCTGATGGGCATCCCGATCTACGCGATCTTCGATCCGCGTACCGGCAGCGGCGCCGTCTTCACCGACATCCACGTCACCCCGGACGGCCCGCGGTACGCCGTCCGCAAGGACTTCGTGTACGGCGAGGACGTGACGATCGGGGAGTGGACGATCGCGACGCGGGACCTGCCGCGGTACGCCTAG
- a CDS encoding DinB family protein, producing the protein MTTEAEPPAEPDVTLTSPAELLAGYLDFYRDAVLRKLDGLSDEELRGSRLPSGWAPLELLKHLAHVELRWLQWGFAGREVEQPWGDMEARGGRWRVGADESVEDVVTFFRAQCERSRAIVAGARLEDRMATLGGRVPPEEERPTLIWVLFHLLQEYARHVGQLDVVRELADGVTGE; encoded by the coding sequence ATGACTACTGAAGCCGAGCCCCCGGCGGAGCCCGATGTCACGCTGACCAGCCCGGCCGAGTTGTTGGCGGGCTATCTGGATTTCTACCGCGACGCCGTGCTGCGCAAGCTGGACGGCCTGAGCGACGAGGAGCTGCGGGGCAGCCGGCTGCCATCGGGCTGGGCGCCGCTGGAGCTGTTGAAGCATCTGGCCCATGTGGAGCTGCGCTGGTTGCAGTGGGGCTTCGCCGGCCGGGAGGTCGAACAGCCGTGGGGCGATATGGAAGCCCGCGGCGGCAGATGGCGTGTCGGGGCGGATGAGTCCGTCGAGGATGTCGTGACGTTCTTCCGTGCCCAGTGCGAGCGGTCCCGGGCGATCGTCGCCGGCGCGCGGCTGGAGGACCGGATGGCCACGCTCGGGGGCCGGGTCCCGCCCGAGGAGGAGCGGCCGACGCTGATCTGGGTGCTGTTCCACTTGCTTCAGGAGTACGCGCGGCACGTCGGGCAGCTCGACGTCGTCCGGGAGCTTGCCGACGGCGTCACCGGCGAGTAG
- a CDS encoding two-component system response regulator: protein MTSSVPDTAPILIVDDMEENLVALEAVLGSLTPKVVRARSGEEALKAMLREEFAVVLIDVLMPGMNGFETAANIKGLDQTKDVPIILLTGASVDPNYAYRGYTVGAADFLIKPFDPWLLRTKVNVFLDLYRKNHQLAAQADQLKRLLTGPEEPAAGPAPTEPHTFHPHHPAPSPPSSVTPDAGTEPREDDARLSDIASRLAQIELLLREAQDTGAATGTDVSGLADRIAALEESVERLMAGREA, encoded by the coding sequence ATGACATCTTCCGTACCCGACACCGCGCCCATCCTCATCGTCGACGACATGGAGGAGAACCTCGTCGCCCTCGAAGCGGTGCTCGGCTCGCTGACCCCGAAGGTCGTCCGCGCCCGCTCCGGTGAGGAGGCCCTGAAGGCCATGCTCCGCGAGGAGTTCGCGGTCGTCCTCATCGACGTCCTGATGCCCGGCATGAACGGCTTCGAGACCGCCGCCAACATCAAGGGCCTGGACCAGACGAAGGACGTCCCGATCATCCTCCTCACCGGCGCCTCCGTGGACCCCAATTACGCCTACCGCGGCTACACCGTCGGCGCCGCCGACTTCCTCATCAAGCCCTTCGACCCCTGGCTCCTGCGCACCAAGGTCAACGTCTTCCTCGACCTCTACCGCAAGAACCACCAACTCGCCGCCCAGGCCGACCAGTTGAAGCGTCTCCTGACCGGCCCCGAGGAGCCGGCCGCCGGCCCGGCCCCCACCGAACCCCACACCTTCCACCCCCACCACCCGGCCCCGTCCCCGCCGTCGTCCGTGACTCCGGACGCGGGCACGGAACCCCGCGAGGACGACGCCCGCCTCTCCGACATCGCCAGCCGCCTCGCCCAGATCGAACTCCTCCTCCGCGAGGCCCAGGACACCGGCGCCGCCACCGGCACCGACGTCTCCGGCCTCGCCGACCGCATCGCCGCCCTGGAGGAGTCGGTGGAACGCCTGATGGCCGGCCGGGAGGCGTAG